The proteins below come from a single Drosophila kikkawai strain 14028-0561.14 chromosome 3R, DkikHiC1v2, whole genome shotgun sequence genomic window:
- the LOC108085393 gene encoding modular serine protease-like: protein MITRAFLLAGFCLLYFFSLTVDASLQRKWFFDCNDGQQIPSHLKCNAHKDCRDGSDETFVECRKVICPEFACSYGGCYEESQQCDGNEDCWDQTDEHPEYCSPNTMNTPAIDNGSWPRCGLNEFKCVNSSECLDIELVCDGIRDCQDGSDETHQNCLISKCTNETFRCAYGGCLPQAKVCDHVVHCWDRSDELPSICSENRTSPWAIHDSPKRIVRATQRDEASISKGCKVPGNLQNLHFKTLFNTLPYHKEMNIASSTVVRLSCLNNTELYGPDLNHCLEGIWEGNWPECRETCRRKFSRDTSIQAICQYNKGPETSCNRKETKLFIGSTANIYCAPSYIPKGNVLPPMALECRKDIKNAGRPYWSQLTKGDQLHCVPECGKIHPAGDQEPWIVSIFTSDIYNRKFAFNVYGYIISPWAVLIDKKNVFTDDVLRYAIAEGRHEVEYTEDDEQAYQLHSVKSIYKRDFTFHAILELVNPFILSPSVRPICLLPIPKNVSNTTSSGIVTISTNDQKISYLKNIEQIIISKSELIINRQKSSKIMDDKYTDKKIQEFWS from the exons ATGATTACACGCGCTTTTTTATTGGCGGGCTTTTgcttgctttattttttctcgCTGACTG TGGATGCTAGCCTCCAAAGGAAATGGTTTTTCGACTGCAACGATGGACAGCAGATACCCTCCCACTTGAAATGCAATGCCCACAAGGACTGCAGAGATGGCAGCGATGAGACCTTTGTCGAGTGCCGCAAGGTAATCTGTCCCGAGTTCGCGTGTTCCTACGGCGGCTGCTACGAGGAGAGTCAGCAATGTGATGGTAATGAAGATTGCTGGGACCAAACAGATGAACATCCAGAATATTGCAGTCCGAACACGATGAATACACCCGCTATAGACAATGGGTCATGGCCACGATGTGG aTTAAATGAGTTCAAGTGTGTAAATTCCTCCGAGTGCCTTGACATAGAGTTGGTTTGCGATGGCATCAGGGACTGCCAGGATGGCAGCGACGAAACCCACCAGAATTGCCTGATCTCAAAGTGCACCAACGAGACGTTCCGCTGCGCCTATGGTGGCTGCCTGCCTCAGGCAAAGGTCTGCGATCACGTGGTCCATTGCTGGGACAGATCCGATGAATTGCCATCCATTTGCTCCGAGAACCGGACCTCGCCATGGGCCATACATGATTCACCAAAGCGCATTGTTCGAGCCACTCAAAGGGATGAGGCGAGCATCTCAAAGGGCTGCAAGGTGCCAGGAAATCTACAAAATTTGCACTTCAAGACTTTGTTCAACACCCTACCATACCACAAGGAAATGAACATAGCAAGCTCCACAGTAGTGCGACTGAGTTGCTTGAACAACACCGAGCTGTATGGGCCAGATCTAAACCACTGCTTGGAGGGAATATGGGAGGGTAACTGGCCTGAGTGCAGGGAAACCTGTCGGCGAAAATTTAGCAGGGACACCTCCATCCAAGCCATATGTCAATACAACAAAGGGCCTGAAACAAGCTGTAACCGAAAGGAGACAAAGCTTTTTATTGGATCGACTGCAAACATATATTGCGCACCCAGTTACATTCCGAAGGGCAATGTATTACCCCCAATGGCCCTCGAGTGCAGAAAGGATATAAAGAACGCAGGTAGGCCTTATTGGAGTCAGTTAACAAAAGGGGACCAACTCCACTGCGTTCCCGAATGTGGCAAGATCCACCCCGCTGGTGACCAGGAGCCTTGGATCGTTAGCATTTTCACAAGTGACATATACAACAGGAAGTTTGCGTTTAACGTATATGGATATATAATTAGTCCTTGGGCGGTTCTTATCGATAAGAAAAATGTCTTTACGGACGATGTATTGCGATATGCCATAGCCGAAGGACGGCACGAAGTCGAGTACACTGAGGATGATGAGCAAGCCTATCAGCTTCATTCCGTGAAAAGTATTTACAAAAGGGACTTTACCTTCCATGCCATTTTGGAGCTGGTTAATCCTTTTATACTCTCCCCATCGGTGCGTCCAATATGCCTGCTTCCAATtcctaaaaatgtatctaatACCACCTCGAGTGGTATCGTTACTATCAGCACGAATGATCAGAAAATAAGCTACCTAAAAAACATTGAACAAATTATCATTAGTAAAAGCGAACTTATTATTAACCGACAAAAATCAAGCAAGATCATGGATGATAagtacactgataaaaaaattcaagaatTTTGGTCTTAA